GTGCGCGATGAGCGCCTCGGCGATCTTCCCGATCTTGTCGACGCCCATGAGGATCACCAGCGTGCCGGTGAGCTTGGCCAGCGAGGCCCAGTCGACGAGGGAGCGCGGGTCGTCGGGGGCGACGTGACCGCTCACCACGGTGAACTCGTGGGCCACACCCCGGTGGGTGACCGGGATGCCCGCCGCACCCGGGACCGAGATGGAGCTGGAGATGCCCGGGACGACCGTGCAGGCGATGCCCTCGACGGCGAGCGCCTGGGCCTCCTCCATGCCGCGGCCGAAGACGAAGGGGTCGCCGCCCTTGAGTCGCACGACGGACTTGCCCGCCTTGGCGTGCTCGATCAGCGCGTTGTTGATGGCCTCCTGGGCCATGAAGCGGCCGTACGGGATCTTGGCCGCGTCGATCACCTCGACGTGCGGGGGCAGCTCGTCGAGGAGGTCGCGGGGGCCGAGCCGGTCGGCGATGACCACGTCGGCCTCGGCGAGCAGTCGGCGTCCGCGCACGGTGATCAGGTCCGGGTCGCCCGGGCCGCCGCCGACCAGGGCGACGAAGGGGGTACGGGAGCGGTGCGCGGGTGCGGCGATGGAGCCGTCGCGGAGGCCCTCGACGATCGCGTCGCGCACGGCGGCGGAGCGGCGGGGGTCGTGGCCGGTGAGCACGGCGACGGTGACGCCCGCGTCGCGGCCGGTGGCCGGGGTCCAGGCGGTGGCCGCCTCGGCGTCGTCGGAGCGCACGCACCAGGTCCGGGTCCGCTCGGCCTCTGCGGAGGCGGCGGCGTTGGTGGTCGCGTCGGTGGTGGCCACCAGCGCGTACCAGGTGTCGGCGAGGTCACCGTCCTCGTACCGCCGCTTCACCCAGGTGATCTCGCCCGCCTCGGCCATCGCCTCCACGGAAGGGGTAGCGGACGGGGAGATCAGCGTGATCTCGGCGCCCGCGGCGATCAGCGCGGGCAGGCGGCGCTGGGCGACCTGGCCGCCGCCCAGGACGACGACGCGTCGGCCCGCTAGACGCAGACCGACGGGGTAGGCGGGGTGCGCCGTGATCTCGGTGTGCTCGGCCATGGGTGAGCGGCTCCTCGGAAGGATGTGTACGGGGGCCGCTGCTGCGGTGAAGCGGCTGGTGGGGCTGGTGGCGTTGGCTTGGGCTCACGATATCGGGGGTGCGTGGCCGTCACGCTGTGACGGATCTCCCGGTCGGTGCGTCCGTGCGCGGGGGCCGCGCGTGGGCCGTGTTCGGGACTGCACGCTTGACGGCGCCTTCGGGCGCACGAGGGCCGGAGGCTCTGATGCGCCACGAAACACGCTCTACGTCCCGAAACACGGCCCCTGCGCGTCCCCCACTCCCGTGCGTGGGCGGGGGACGCGCCGGTGGTGCTACTTCTCGGTGACGCCCGCCGAGTCGAACGTGGCCACCTCGTGCATCGCGCGGGCCGCGCTCTGCACCAGGGGGAGGGCCAGGAGGGCGCCCGTACCTTCGCCGAGGCGGAGGTCCAGGTCGACCAGGGGGCGCAGGCCCAGCTTGTTCAGGGCCGCCACGTGGCCCGGCTCGGCGCTGCGGTGGCCGGCGATGCAGGCCGCGAGCGACTCGGGCGCGACCGCCCGGGCCACGAGCGCCGCCGCACCGGTGGAGACGCCGTCCAGGATCACCGGGGTACGGAGCGAGGCCGCGCCCAGGATCAGGCCGACGAGGGCCGCGTGCTCCAGGCCGCCGATCGCCGAGAGGACACCGATCGGGTCCGCCGGGTCCGGCTTGTGCAGGTCGAGGGCGCGGCGCACCACGTCCACCTTGCGGGCGTGCGTCTCGTCGTTGATGCCGGTGCCGCGGCCGGTGACCTCGGCGGCGTCGACCCCGGTGTAGACCGAGATCAGCGCGGCGGACGCGGTCGTGTTCGCGATGCCCATCTCGCCGGTGAGGATCGCCTTGTTGCCGGCGGCGACCAGGTCACGGGCGGTCTCGATGCCGACCTCGATGGCGGCGAGCACCTCGTCGCGGGTCATCGCGAGACCCGTGGTGAAGTCGCCCGTGCCCGGACGGACCTTGCGGGGCAGCAGGCCCGGGGTGGCCGGCAGCTCGGAGGCGACGCCCACGTCGATGACGCAGACCTCGGCGCCGACCTGGTTGGCGAAGGCGTTGCAGACCGCTCCCCCGCCGAGGAAGTTGGCCACCATCTGGCCGGTGACCTCCTGCGGCCAGGGGGTCACGCCCTGGGCGTGGACACCGTGGTCGCCGGCGAAGATCGCGACGGCCGCGGGCTCCGGGATCGGCGGCGGGCACATCCGCGAGAGGCCGGAGAGCTGTGCGGAGATGATCTCCAGCATGCCCAGGGCCCCCGCGGGCTTGGTCATGCGCTTCTGCCGCTCCCAGGCCTCACCGAGCGCCTTGGCGTCCAGCGGGCGGATGTTGGCGACGGTCTCCTGGAGCAGGTCGTGCGGCTCCTCGCCGGGCAGGGCGCGACGGCCGTACGTCTCCTCGTGGACGACCCAGGCCAGCGGGCGGCGCTTGGACCAGCCCGCCTGCATCAGCTCGGGCTCCTCGGGGAACTCGTCGACGTAACCCACGCAGAGGTACGCGACGACTTCGAGG
Above is a genomic segment from Streptomyces sp. NBC_00094 containing:
- the cobA gene encoding uroporphyrinogen-III C-methyltransferase, translating into MAEHTEITAHPAYPVGLRLAGRRVVVLGGGQVAQRRLPALIAAGAEITLISPSATPSVEAMAEAGEITWVKRRYEDGDLADTWYALVATTDATTNAAASAEAERTRTWCVRSDDAEAATAWTPATGRDAGVTVAVLTGHDPRRSAAVRDAIVEGLRDGSIAAPAHRSRTPFVALVGGGPGDPDLITVRGRRLLAEADVVIADRLGPRDLLDELPPHVEVIDAAKIPYGRFMAQEAINNALIEHAKAGKSVVRLKGGDPFVFGRGMEEAQALAVEGIACTVVPGISSSISVPGAAGIPVTHRGVAHEFTVVSGHVAPDDPRSLVDWASLAKLTGTLVILMGVDKIGKIAEALIAHGKDPATPLALVQEGTTASQRRVDATLATVAETVRAEEVRPPAVIVIGDVVTEGPGKLVK